GCTGCCAGCGCTCCTGAAGCAGGAGGAAAATAAAAGTGCATAAAAATGTGGTGAGATGAGGTTATTAACATTGTTTTACATGGTTTTACGCCCCAAGGACACATAGACAACTTTTCAGTTGGATGATCTGTACCTTTCATCTTGTCGGCCATATTGGGAAATTTCCGTGCAACTTCATTGTAACAGCCCATTAGAATCTCAGTTCCTTGATCAAGATGTTCCTGGCTGTCCCACTCCCCTCTAGGTGTGTGCCAGTTTTTGTCTACCTAGAAACCATAAATATATAAGATGTTACTATTAGGGAGGTGAATACAGAGAGTGTGTTGGACAGAGACTTGTGTGTAGAACACAGACCTGCATCAGTCCAAAGGCGTTCCCGTGGTCTCCCCAGCCATTAGAGAGACCTgcccctctgcctcctctggTCTCTCTGGAGATGATGCCAGCCACGATAGAAGGCTGCACTCCATACTTGTTTGCAGCCCTGATAATTTTGGTTTTGTACTTGTTAATGTACTGAAGATCTTCCGCAGCCTctggagaggaaatgaaagtttcttttcatttaaactTCATCATATAAAAAGTTCATGTCTGTGTCACATTATTCAGTATCATGGAGTGCCAGGATAACCCAGTCAGTATCAATACTGCTTTACAGAGAGTATAATTATTAAGAGTTTATATTGGttctttgagctaaatgctaatgtgaaCATGCTCAAAGTACAGTTGAGGATGATGGGAAtgaaagtattggacaaattgaTTTGTTCTATTTGATGATGGAGCTAGGTGAAAAGTTAAGAGATCACCAGTTATTAAAATTCATTCTGAGGGAAACATCTgtatcacacacactgaaaacaggGGAAACAGCTAAACCTACCAGACCCTCTAAAGATCAATAATCAACATGTTATATTTCTATCTTTGTTTAATCTGCAAAGGCAAAATCTACATGCAAAAAGGACAAGTTATGTGCATGTATTTCTAGGATGACTTAAGTGACTTAAATTCACAGCgtatcatttttatatttagtttttatgcaGATTAAATTAGATATATTTCATGAGCTTCAGAGGTCAGTAACAGATTAGCTGTTTCTCCCTGATTCCAGTcctactaaactaaactaaactaactggctgctggctgtagcttcagaTTCATCATACAGACATGAGGAGGGTGATTTCCTCATCAAATTGTCTGTAATTAGGTGAACTACTcaaaccagatttttttttttttccagaagaACTGCTCAAAAATATCAAGCTCCTCACTAATAATTCAGCAGTCTCCAGTGAAGCGTTTCAGATTTTACAGTTGtccacatttacagtcaaaaATGTCGAACCATTCATGATCAGGGATAGTAGCCGTGtcatacaaaaaataatacGATGAGATTATTTTCACTAGTTTTTGATCAGGACCTGGTCTAATGTGGTCTGAACTATCAGTCAAATCCCCTCGAG
This genomic interval from Scomber japonicus isolate fScoJap1 chromosome 17, fScoJap1.pri, whole genome shotgun sequence contains the following:
- the LOC128377127 gene encoding lysozyme G-like produces the protein MAGEAAEDLQYINKYKTKIIRAANKYGVQPSIVAGIISRETRGGRGAGLSNGWGDHGNAFGLMQVDKNWHTPRGEWDSQEHLDQGTEILMGCYNEVARKFPNMADKMKGALAAYNMGTERMNPNNVDAHTTHGNYSRDVTARAQYYARNGY